In Microtus pennsylvanicus isolate mMicPen1 chromosome 12, mMicPen1.hap1, whole genome shotgun sequence, the following proteins share a genomic window:
- the LOC142832728 gene encoding protein LDOC1-like, translating to MVDEMVLLLHALLVRHHALCMENSRLVTQLRLLVCERATLLRQVRRRNCPVPFPSRFHGESGRLPEFVVQTMSYMLVNDDIFCNDGMKVAFLISLLSGEAEDWVVPYILMDSPILCDYRAFVEEMKQYFGWDDDDEDDEEEEEEEDDF from the coding sequence ATGGTGGATGAAATGGTGTTGCTTCTGCACGCGCTTCTGGTGCGCCACCACGCCCTGTGCATGGAGAACAGCCGGCTCGTGACACAGCTGCGGTTGCTGGTGTGTGAGCGGGCCACTCTGCTGCGCCAGGTACGTCGGCGGAACTGTCCGGTGCCCTTCCCCTCAAGGTTTCACGGCGAGAGCGGCCGGCTCCCCGAGTTTGTTGTGCAGACGATGTCTTACATGCTTGTGAATGATGATATCTTCTGCAACGACGGCATGAAAGTGGCATTCCTGATCAGCCTCCTCTCCGGGGAAGCAGAGGATTGGGTAGTGCCGTACATCCTGATGGATAGCCCGATCCTCTGTGATTATCGGGCCTTTGTCGAGGAGATGAAGCAGTATTTTGGCTGGGATGACGACGACGaggatgatgaggaggaggaggaggaagaggatgattTCTAG